The following coding sequences are from one Lolium rigidum isolate FL_2022 chromosome 6, APGP_CSIRO_Lrig_0.1, whole genome shotgun sequence window:
- the LOC124667696 gene encoding germin-like protein 1-3: MAKLTAVVLAACAALLALAPPLLAGDPDMLQDLCVADYKSLEGPLRLNGFPCKRTENVTANDFFSDVLSLPGNTGNPVGSAVTAANVEKLPGLNTQGVSMSRVDYAPWGVNPPHTHPRATEIIFVLDGCLDVAFVTTAGKLFARTVCKGEVFVFPRGLVHYQKNNGGAPAAAISAFNSQLPGTQSLAVSLFGASPPVPTDVLARAFQIDGGMVEAIKSKFPPMN; the protein is encoded by the exons ATGGCCAAGCTCACCGCTGTCGTCCTCGCCGCTTGCGCTGCCCTCCTGGCCCTCGCCCCGCCGTTGCTCGCCGGCGACCCCGATATGCTCCAGGACTTATGTGTCGCCGACTACAAGTCCCTTGAAGGCC CACTGCGTCTGAACGGGTTCCCATGCAAGAGGACGGAGAACGTCACAGCGAACGACTTCTTCTCCGACGTACTATCCCTCCCGGGCAACACCGGCAACCCGGTTGGTTCCGCAGTGACGGCGGCGAACGTGGAGAAGCTCCCGGGACTCAACACGCAGGGTGTGTCCATGTCCCGCGTTGACTACGCGCCGTGGGGCGTGAACCCGCCGCACACCCACCCTCGCGCCACCGAGATCATCTTTGTGCTCGATGGCTGCCTCGACGTGGCCTTCGTCACAACCGCCGGCAAGCTCTTCGCTCGCACCGTCTGCAAGGGCGAGGTCTTCGTCTTCCCCCGCGGCCTCGTCCACTACCAAAAGAACaacggcggcgcgccggccgctGCGATCTCGGCGTTCAACAGCCAGCTTCCCGGCACTCAGTCTCTCGCCGTGTCGCTTTTCGGGGCGTCGCCGCCGGTGCCCACCGACGTGCTGGCCAGGGCGTTCCAGATCGATGGAGGCATGGTGGAGGCCATCAAGTCCAAGTTCCCGCCAATGAACTAG